Proteins from one Terriglobus tenax genomic window:
- a CDS encoding ABC transporter ATP-binding protein, producing the protein MADNDQDKKKKKPVHDDDPAGKAFDSRLMRRLLTYLRPYTGHALISALAILLKAGADVAGPYLVKVGVDNYMAHEPGHKAAWIVRYLSTDPILGITQLAGIYLVALLLTYGLEFLQTYLMQWTGQRIMFDMRSQIFRHLQKMDVSFYDHNPVGRLVTRATSDVDALNEMFTSGVLAIFEDIFVLLFIVMMMVQMSPLLALITLSVIPAIFYCTKLFRDHVRSSYRRQRAATAHINSFTQEYVSGMSVVQMFNRERRAFRDFSNVNKENKDAWTDAIFAYALYYPAVELLSATAIALVIWRGGASVLSGTVTIGVLIAFMQYAQRFFRPIQDLSEKYNILQSAMAASERIFKLLDTAPQIESPAQPIAGDQTGTVEFRNVWFTYQKLTEAQQVFVSSASEEELAADTQIEWILKGVSFVIATDETAAIVGHTGAGKTTITSLMMRFYDVQRGEVLVDGVDVRLQDLNRLRRRFGVVLQDPFLFTGTIAQNIRLGSDWITDEQLQAAVEDVNLGGFIRQLPGGLQEPVTERGATFSTGQKQLISFARALAHKPGILILDEATSSVDTETELLVRSAVDRMITGRTSVMIAHRLSTIQKADTILVMHKGHLHEQGTHQQLLAQRGLYWKLYQLQYKDQEVVGAGAGETQPLTA; encoded by the coding sequence ATGGCCGACAACGATCAGGACAAGAAGAAAAAGAAGCCGGTGCACGACGACGACCCGGCGGGCAAAGCGTTTGACTCACGCCTGATGCGGAGGCTGCTGACCTATCTGAGGCCGTACACGGGGCATGCGTTGATCTCCGCCCTTGCGATCCTGCTGAAGGCAGGCGCGGACGTTGCCGGACCCTACCTGGTGAAGGTGGGCGTGGACAACTACATGGCCCACGAGCCAGGCCACAAAGCGGCGTGGATTGTCCGCTACCTGAGCACGGACCCGATTCTCGGTATTACCCAGCTTGCGGGCATCTACCTGGTTGCCCTGCTGCTGACCTATGGACTTGAGTTCCTGCAGACCTATCTGATGCAGTGGACCGGCCAGCGCATCATGTTCGACATGCGCAGCCAGATATTCCGCCACCTGCAGAAGATGGATGTCAGCTTCTACGACCACAACCCGGTGGGCCGGCTGGTAACGCGTGCGACCAGCGACGTGGACGCGCTGAATGAGATGTTCACCTCCGGCGTGCTGGCCATTTTTGAAGACATCTTCGTGCTGCTGTTCATCGTCATGATGATGGTGCAGATGAGTCCGCTGCTGGCGCTGATCACCCTGTCGGTGATTCCGGCGATTTTTTACTGTACGAAGCTGTTCCGCGATCACGTGCGGTCCAGCTACCGCAGGCAGAGAGCGGCAACAGCGCATATCAACTCGTTCACGCAGGAGTATGTCTCCGGCATGAGCGTGGTGCAGATGTTCAACCGCGAGCGGCGCGCCTTCCGCGACTTCTCCAACGTCAACAAGGAAAACAAGGACGCATGGACGGACGCGATCTTCGCCTATGCGCTGTACTACCCGGCGGTCGAACTGCTGTCCGCCACGGCCATAGCCCTGGTCATCTGGCGCGGCGGCGCCAGTGTTCTGTCGGGCACGGTCACCATCGGCGTGCTGATCGCCTTTATGCAGTATGCGCAGCGATTCTTCCGGCCGATCCAGGACCTGAGCGAGAAGTACAACATCCTGCAGTCGGCCATGGCGGCCAGCGAGCGCATCTTCAAGCTGCTGGACACAGCTCCCCAGATTGAGTCCCCTGCGCAGCCGATTGCCGGCGACCAGACGGGTACGGTGGAGTTCCGCAATGTGTGGTTCACCTACCAGAAACTGACTGAGGCACAGCAGGTCTTTGTCTCCTCCGCCAGCGAGGAAGAGCTTGCCGCGGACACTCAGATTGAGTGGATTCTGAAGGGCGTTTCGTTTGTGATTGCCACCGACGAGACCGCAGCCATCGTTGGCCACACCGGGGCGGGCAAGACGACCATTACCAGCCTGATGATGCGCTTCTACGACGTGCAGCGCGGTGAGGTGCTGGTGGACGGTGTCGACGTGCGTCTGCAGGATTTGAACCGGCTGCGCCGCCGCTTTGGCGTGGTGCTGCAGGACCCGTTCCTGTTCACCGGCACCATCGCGCAGAACATCCGCCTGGGCAGCGACTGGATTACCGACGAGCAGCTGCAGGCGGCGGTGGAGGATGTGAACCTCGGCGGCTTCATCCGCCAGCTTCCTGGCGGGTTGCAGGAGCCGGTGACGGAACGCGGCGCAACCTTCTCCACCGGGCAGAAGCAGTTGATTTCGTTTGCACGCGCGCTGGCGCACAAGCCTGGCATTTTGATTCTGGATGAAGCGACGAGTTCGGTGGATACCGAGACCGAGCTGCTAGTACGTTCAGCCGTCGACCGCATGATTACGGGGCGGACGTCGGTGATGATTGCGCACCGGTTGTCGACGATCCAGAAGGCGGACACCATCCTGGTGATGCATAAGGGGCACCTGCATGAGCAGGGCACGCA
- the hemW gene encoding radical SAM family heme chaperone HemW, giving the protein MTSTGVYISVPFCRAKCSYCNFASDAFGPARMDAYVDRLCQEIAAAPERAERMGVANKWHVDSIYFGGGTPSLLSEAHFKRIFDAFKRTFSLQNDAEFTLECAPGQLSDETLAELQRHGLNRVSLGVQSFIDQESRAVGRFHTREVCLEEIARLRSAGIEEINVDLIAGLPHQTLESFQESLQVAVGTGVPHTSVYMLEVDEESRLGKELIAGGVRYHAHHVPDDGLVADMYLQACEFFGQNGIPQYEISNLARPGHESRHNLKYWKRLPYLGLGLDAHSMLGNWRFQNTDNLTEYLEGKPGPEPEEVSADEAFEERIFLGLRLNEGIELAVLGGHTSHPVIKALEELSKDGLIRIADGRAALTAKGRLLSNDVFTELLTATA; this is encoded by the coding sequence GTGACCTCAACCGGTGTCTACATCTCGGTCCCGTTTTGCCGCGCCAAGTGCAGCTACTGCAACTTCGCCTCCGATGCCTTCGGCCCCGCGCGTATGGACGCCTACGTCGACCGCCTGTGCCAGGAGATCGCCGCCGCGCCCGAAAGGGCGGAGAGGATGGGCGTTGCCAATAAGTGGCACGTGGATTCCATCTATTTCGGCGGAGGTACTCCGAGTCTGTTGTCAGAAGCGCACTTTAAGCGCATTTTTGACGCCTTTAAGCGCACCTTTTCGCTCCAAAACGATGCGGAATTCACCCTGGAATGCGCTCCCGGACAGCTTTCGGACGAGACCCTGGCCGAGCTGCAGCGCCACGGTCTGAACCGCGTCAGCCTGGGCGTACAGTCCTTCATCGACCAGGAATCCCGCGCCGTCGGCCGCTTCCACACACGGGAAGTCTGTTTGGAGGAGATTGCCCGGTTACGCTCCGCGGGGATCGAAGAGATCAATGTCGACCTGATCGCCGGGCTTCCGCACCAGACGTTAGAAAGCTTTCAGGAATCGCTGCAAGTAGCTGTTGGAACAGGAGTTCCGCATACCAGCGTCTACATGCTGGAGGTGGATGAGGAGTCGCGCCTGGGCAAGGAGTTGATAGCCGGCGGCGTCCGCTACCACGCCCACCACGTGCCGGACGACGGTCTTGTGGCCGACATGTACCTGCAAGCCTGCGAGTTCTTCGGTCAGAACGGCATCCCACAGTACGAGATCTCCAACCTCGCCCGTCCCGGCCACGAATCGCGCCACAACCTCAAGTACTGGAAGCGCTTACCGTATTTAGGCCTGGGACTCGACGCCCACTCCATGCTCGGGAACTGGCGCTTCCAGAATACCGATAACCTGACGGAGTACCTGGAGGGTAAGCCGGGGCCGGAACCGGAAGAGGTTTCGGCGGACGAAGCGTTTGAAGAGCGAATCTTCCTGGGATTGCGGCTGAATGAGGGGATTGAACTGGCAGTGCTTGGTGGCCACACCTCCCACCCGGTTATTAAGGCTCTTGAGGAGTTATCCAAGGATGGGCTGATCCGGATCGCCGATGGCCGGGCCGCGTTGACGGCGAAGGGGCGTCTGCTGTCGAACGACGTCTTCACGGAACTGCTGACCGCGACGGCCTGA